The following are encoded in a window of Microbacterium sp. LWO13-1.2 genomic DNA:
- a CDS encoding sugar ABC transporter permease has protein sequence MTLSSIRTGSSRQSRAKRRNRPPGSGAGPLMAAPGLILLTAFLAIPFIGAVVMSFFRIQLGNPRPPRFVGLEQYARLLFDPDISSTFLRSLANNFAFAIVVVPLQTALALGLAILINRKLRGMTVFRTLFFMPLVFPLALVAVIWRLIFARDENGLLNGFLDAISGGAIGPHDWLGDPATALGAIIVMSIWQSVSFQMIILLGALQSVPPELYEAASIDRAGRWSQFIHVTVPGVRNTLIFVTLLTTIFAFRLFDQVYLLDKSASINIEATQTVMFQVITTGYDQNNIGQGSAMAVVFLIIVALIALIQRRLIRQEGGVE, from the coding sequence ATGACCCTTTCCTCGATACGCACAGGCAGCTCCCGGCAGAGCCGGGCGAAGCGCCGCAATCGGCCTCCGGGCAGCGGAGCTGGTCCGCTGATGGCCGCACCGGGCCTGATCCTTCTCACCGCCTTCCTCGCGATCCCGTTCATCGGCGCCGTCGTGATGTCGTTCTTCCGGATCCAGCTCGGCAACCCCCGTCCACCGCGGTTCGTCGGGCTGGAGCAATATGCGCGGCTCCTCTTCGATCCCGATATCAGCTCGACCTTCCTTCGATCGCTTGCGAACAACTTCGCCTTCGCCATCGTCGTCGTTCCGCTGCAGACCGCGCTGGCTCTCGGGCTCGCGATCCTCATCAACCGGAAGCTGCGCGGAATGACGGTGTTCCGCACGCTGTTCTTCATGCCCCTCGTCTTTCCTCTCGCGCTGGTGGCGGTGATCTGGCGGCTCATCTTCGCCCGCGACGAGAACGGTCTCCTCAATGGCTTCCTGGATGCGATCAGCGGCGGCGCCATCGGCCCGCACGACTGGCTGGGTGATCCGGCGACGGCTCTCGGCGCGATCATCGTCATGTCCATCTGGCAGAGCGTGAGCTTCCAGATGATCATCCTGCTCGGCGCGCTGCAGAGCGTGCCTCCCGAGCTCTACGAGGCGGCATCCATCGATCGCGCAGGTCGATGGAGCCAGTTCATCCACGTCACGGTGCCCGGGGTGAGGAACACCTTGATCTTCGTCACGCTGCTCACAACCATCTTCGCGTTCCGGTTGTTCGATCAGGTCTACCTGCTCGACAAGAGCGCGTCCATCAACATCGAGGCGACCCAGACAGTGATGTTCCAGGTGATCACCACCGGCTACGACCAGAACAACATCGGTCAGGGATCGGCCATGGCCGTGGTCTTCCTGATCATCGTCGCGCTCATCGCGCTGATCCAGCGGCGGCTGATCCGCCAGGAAGGAGGGGTCGAATGA
- a CDS encoding serine hydrolase domain-containing protein: protein MRISGVADTGYGAVVDAFTRAFDGRDGMGAALSIHVNGRNVVDLWGGQATPVAPWEENTASVIFSCTKGLLAILVAQCVEQGRIDFDDLVADHWPEYARRGKEGTRVRHLLAHRGGLPALRGALAPMDLLDFDHVVAAIEDEGPFWRPGTAYSYHPITYGWLVGEVLRRATGLPIDQLFQQAIAGPLGVDAWIGIPDEVTGRVADMSVGQTLAELTRRIVDDQENPWPARAMTLGGALPPALVGAGTGFNDPAIRRAIVPGAGGIATARALSAIWSATVTETAGHRLIGDAVRDSATQVQSAGEPFFEAPAPWPAWGMGFQLDSDARRYLTPRGFGHDGAGGQVAFADPEAKVGFAFLTNLMEAGDDRATVIVDVLRETLT, encoded by the coding sequence ATGCGGATCAGCGGAGTCGCGGACACCGGGTACGGTGCGGTGGTCGATGCCTTCACGCGAGCATTCGACGGGCGCGACGGCATGGGCGCCGCGCTTTCGATCCATGTGAACGGGCGGAACGTCGTCGACCTCTGGGGCGGGCAGGCGACGCCGGTCGCGCCCTGGGAGGAGAACACAGCATCGGTGATCTTCTCCTGTACGAAGGGGCTCTTGGCGATCCTCGTCGCCCAGTGCGTCGAGCAGGGAAGAATCGACTTCGACGATCTCGTGGCCGACCACTGGCCGGAGTATGCGCGCCGTGGCAAGGAGGGCACCAGGGTCCGGCACCTCCTGGCCCACCGCGGAGGGCTGCCGGCGCTCCGCGGCGCGCTGGCTCCGATGGATCTGCTCGACTTCGACCACGTCGTCGCGGCCATCGAGGACGAAGGACCGTTCTGGCGGCCGGGCACGGCGTACTCCTACCATCCGATCACGTACGGATGGCTCGTGGGCGAGGTGCTCCGGCGCGCCACCGGGCTCCCGATCGACCAGCTCTTCCAGCAGGCGATCGCCGGGCCGCTGGGCGTGGACGCCTGGATCGGGATACCGGACGAGGTGACCGGCAGGGTGGCGGACATGTCCGTAGGGCAGACGCTGGCGGAGCTGACCCGGCGCATCGTCGACGATCAGGAGAACCCCTGGCCCGCCCGGGCGATGACGTTGGGAGGGGCGTTGCCTCCCGCGCTCGTGGGCGCGGGCACCGGCTTCAACGACCCCGCCATTCGCCGTGCGATCGTGCCGGGAGCCGGAGGCATCGCGACCGCTCGCGCTCTTTCCGCGATCTGGTCCGCGACAGTGACCGAGACTGCAGGCCATCGCCTGATCGGGGACGCGGTGCGCGATTCCGCCACGCAGGTCCAGAGCGCGGGAGAACCGTTCTTCGAGGCGCCTGCTCCGTGGCCCGCCTGGGGGATGGGATTCCAACTCGACTCCGACGCGCGTCGATACCTCACACCACGGGGGTTCGGCCATGACGGCGCCGGCGGCCAGGTCGCATTCGCGGACCCCGAGGCGAAGGTCGGATTCGCGTTCCTGACGAACCTCATGGAGGCCGGCGACGATCGAGCGACGGTCATCGTGGACGTGCTGCGCGAGACTCTCACTTAG
- a CDS encoding glycosyl hydrolase family 32, with amino-acid sequence MPFELPDRWVWDCWIADDGDRFHLFYLNAPRALGDPYLRHRNAVVGHAISQDLRDWEDQGVVLEPGTAGEFDGTATWTGCVVRTVTGWRMFYTGSLFLDPSEHTNIESIGTADSRDLQSWSKTERPPLRADPRWYETLPDRTWPEEAWRDPWVFFEGGVWHMLITARARCVAGTPDDRDLGVVGHATSDDLVSWTINDPLSAPGAGFAHLEVLQAVEFDGRHFVLFSCDRAHLAGARRELQQGGVWVAPRDPATGWCDIEEARQIHDESLYAARVVRERDGRQALIGFVNTGADGSFGGRISDPIPLTIDDEGWPSVRSMET; translated from the coding sequence ATGCCGTTCGAACTACCTGACCGATGGGTCTGGGACTGCTGGATCGCCGATGACGGCGATCGGTTCCACCTCTTCTACCTGAACGCGCCCCGCGCGCTCGGTGACCCGTACCTGCGTCATCGGAACGCCGTCGTCGGCCACGCTATCTCGCAGGATCTGCGCGACTGGGAGGACCAAGGGGTCGTGCTGGAGCCCGGAACCGCCGGAGAGTTCGACGGGACGGCGACCTGGACGGGGTGCGTCGTGCGCACTGTCACCGGGTGGCGGATGTTCTATACCGGCTCGCTCTTCCTCGATCCGAGTGAGCACACCAACATCGAGAGCATCGGCACCGCCGACTCGCGGGATCTGCAGAGCTGGTCCAAGACGGAGCGCCCGCCGTTGCGGGCGGACCCGCGCTGGTACGAGACGCTGCCCGACCGGACGTGGCCCGAAGAGGCATGGCGAGACCCGTGGGTCTTCTTCGAGGGCGGCGTCTGGCACATGCTCATCACCGCGCGGGCGCGGTGCGTCGCCGGCACCCCGGACGATCGGGACCTCGGCGTCGTCGGGCACGCCACATCGGACGATCTCGTCTCCTGGACCATTAATGATCCGCTCAGCGCGCCCGGTGCAGGGTTCGCTCATCTGGAGGTCCTGCAGGCCGTCGAGTTCGACGGCCGGCATTTCGTCCTCTTCTCCTGCGACCGCGCACACCTCGCGGGTGCTCGGCGGGAACTCCAACAGGGCGGTGTCTGGGTGGCTCCGCGCGATCCGGCGACGGGGTGGTGCGACATCGAGGAAGCGCGCCAGATCCACGACGAGTCGCTGTACGCGGCGCGCGTCGTGCGCGAGCGTGACGGACGGCAGGCGCTCATCGGCTTCGTGAACACCGGAGCGGACGGATCATTCGGCGGCCGGATCTCGGATCCGATCCCGTTGACAATCGACGATGAAGGGTGGCCTTCGGTGCGGAGCATGGAGACGTGA
- a CDS encoding MFS transporter — protein MSNTSSHPALSQAQTKKPRTRLSRDAKLAVLLFFLGWVMSYADRQLITLALPYIGEDLSLSPTQQGMLISAFFVTYAIVQIPGGMLVDRLGAKRTAVAGVLAWSVFTVATGTAGSFAVMLAVRALFGIGEGVYPAASVKAVAERTTSEQRMTATGWMYSSNAVGTIVAAVAGAALIGFIGWQGAFFVLGAVGVLVAVAIGVFLPKVRADSAAAIAVEEEAASTIATKDLFRSAALWGHVAMFFGYGVVAWGMSAWVPSYLVSARGIPLGVVAAAAVIPVLAGGVASILGGRLVDRLGGRHRLIVVPGMLACILVLAMMTQELPVPVFITLIGLLSFFSGMCYMPVFSSPVRGLPTGVVGTAYATISTGSQVAGILTPTIMGVVVENVSWEAAFGVLIAGCVICLVAALLVPRGPEEFLATFTRREKATADAI, from the coding sequence ATGAGCAACACCTCGTCACACCCCGCGCTCAGCCAGGCGCAGACGAAGAAGCCGCGAACCCGGCTGAGCCGAGATGCGAAACTCGCGGTCCTCCTCTTCTTCCTCGGCTGGGTGATGAGCTACGCGGACAGGCAGCTCATCACGCTCGCGCTGCCCTACATCGGCGAGGATCTCTCGCTCAGTCCGACGCAGCAGGGCATGCTCATCTCGGCATTCTTCGTCACCTACGCGATCGTCCAGATTCCCGGCGGCATGCTCGTCGACAGGCTGGGGGCGAAGCGCACCGCCGTCGCTGGTGTGCTCGCATGGTCCGTGTTCACCGTCGCGACCGGTACCGCAGGATCGTTCGCCGTGATGCTCGCGGTGCGAGCCCTCTTCGGCATCGGCGAGGGCGTCTACCCTGCAGCATCGGTGAAGGCCGTCGCAGAGAGGACGACATCCGAACAGCGCATGACCGCCACGGGCTGGATGTACAGCTCGAACGCCGTCGGCACGATCGTCGCGGCCGTGGCCGGAGCGGCCCTCATCGGCTTCATCGGCTGGCAGGGAGCCTTCTTCGTCCTCGGGGCCGTCGGAGTGCTCGTCGCGGTCGCGATCGGCGTCTTCCTCCCCAAGGTGCGCGCCGACTCGGCCGCCGCAATCGCTGTGGAGGAAGAAGCGGCGTCGACGATCGCCACCAAGGATCTGTTCCGGTCCGCGGCACTCTGGGGGCACGTGGCGATGTTCTTCGGTTACGGGGTCGTCGCTTGGGGGATGAGCGCATGGGTGCCGAGCTACCTCGTCTCGGCGCGCGGCATCCCCCTGGGCGTGGTCGCGGCGGCCGCCGTGATCCCGGTGCTCGCCGGTGGCGTCGCCTCAATCCTGGGAGGTCGTCTCGTGGATCGGCTGGGCGGCCGGCATCGACTGATCGTCGTCCCTGGCATGCTCGCCTGCATTCTCGTCCTGGCGATGATGACGCAGGAGCTGCCCGTCCCGGTCTTCATCACGCTCATCGGGCTGCTCTCGTTCTTCAGCGGGATGTGTTACATGCCCGTCTTCTCGAGCCCCGTGCGTGGCCTGCCCACCGGAGTGGTCGGGACCGCATACGCGACGATCAGCACCGGGAGCCAGGTCGCCGGCATCCTCACTCCGACGATCATGGGCGTCGTCGTCGAGAACGTGAGCTGGGAGGCCGCCTTCGGCGTCCTCATCGCCGGCTGCGTGATCTGCCTTGTCGCCGCACTGCTGGTGCCGCGGGGGCCGGAGGAGTTCCTCGCCACATTCACCCGACGCGAGAAGGCGACGGCCGATGCCATCTGA
- a CDS encoding amidase: MNDLTYLSATECITRYRAGDVSPVDVLEAQLAQTARVDSSLNAFTETMADTARAQAEESERRYRDGTARALEGVTVAAKEKHQIAGMHVVEGSNAWDGYTATENAPIIDRLLDAGAIIHARTATPEFSIAAFTHSDRWGVTRNPWNPEFSPGGSSGGSGAALAAGMTTLATASDIGGSTRGPAAFTGNVGYKAPYGRIPGVGPMSVDYYRGDGPMGRTRRRCHALHECHQRTGSA, from the coding sequence ATGAACGACCTCACCTACCTCTCCGCCACCGAGTGCATCACGCGATATCGCGCGGGTGACGTGTCGCCCGTCGACGTGCTCGAAGCACAGCTCGCGCAGACGGCGCGCGTCGACAGTTCGCTGAACGCCTTCACCGAGACCATGGCGGACACGGCGCGTGCGCAGGCGGAGGAATCGGAGCGCCGCTACCGCGACGGGACTGCTCGCGCACTCGAAGGCGTCACCGTCGCTGCCAAGGAGAAGCACCAGATCGCAGGCATGCACGTCGTCGAGGGGTCGAATGCCTGGGACGGCTACACGGCGACGGAGAACGCGCCCATCATCGACAGGCTCCTGGATGCCGGGGCGATCATCCACGCGAGAACGGCCACGCCCGAGTTCTCCATCGCCGCTTTCACGCACTCGGACCGGTGGGGCGTGACGAGGAACCCGTGGAACCCCGAGTTCTCGCCCGGAGGTTCATCCGGCGGATCCGGGGCGGCGCTCGCGGCCGGAATGACGACTCTCGCCACAGCATCCGACATCGGCGGATCCACCCGTGGGCCTGCGGCGTTCACGGGGAACGTCGGCTACAAGGCGCCATACGGACGCATTCCTGGAGTCGGGCCGATGAGTGTCGACTACTACCGCGGCGATGGGCCGATGGGGCGCACCCGTCGACGATGTCATGCTCTTCACGAATGTCATCAGCGGACCGGATCCGCGTGA
- a CDS encoding amidohydrolase — protein MPSDPLLRSEPSDPVLELYRDLHRHPELSGQESRTAARLAAELARRRVDVREGIGGTGVVGMLRNGEGPTVLLRADIDGLPIRELTGVPYASTVSGVDRAGVTVPVMHACGHDLHAAALIGAVDVLQARSAEWAGTVAIVFQPAEETGEGALAMIADGLSDIVGTPAVCLGQHVSPVPAGVVVTAAGTYGAASDNFRIRFHGVGGHASTPEAAVDPIVAAAATVMRLQTVISRETGAHEPAVLTVSSVHAGQAENAIPDEAVLTVNLRSFNPSTRQRLIASLHRVVDAEAAAAGMTKRPDVERISGAPLLVNDPEATRSTLGAIGEAGLDAHIVAQPMTGSEDFGVLGEALGCPSVFWHWGGTDPGRYSSNDLVTLMTEARFPAHIPMNHSPEYLPDLEWALPAGIRSMTAAALHWLNTDHALPTEGP, from the coding sequence ATGCCATCTGACCCCCTGCTCCGGTCGGAACCGTCGGATCCGGTGTTGGAGCTTTATCGTGACCTGCACCGCCACCCTGAGCTCAGCGGTCAGGAATCCCGCACCGCGGCGCGGCTGGCGGCGGAGCTGGCCCGGCGCCGGGTCGATGTCAGGGAGGGCATCGGCGGCACCGGCGTCGTCGGGATGCTGAGGAACGGCGAAGGCCCCACCGTGCTCCTGCGCGCCGACATCGACGGTCTCCCGATCCGCGAGCTGACAGGCGTGCCCTACGCCTCGACAGTCAGCGGCGTCGACAGGGCTGGGGTGACCGTGCCCGTCATGCACGCCTGCGGCCACGATCTGCACGCGGCCGCCCTCATCGGCGCCGTCGACGTTCTCCAGGCCCGCTCGGCGGAATGGGCGGGCACCGTCGCCATCGTCTTCCAGCCGGCCGAGGAGACGGGGGAGGGCGCGCTCGCCATGATCGCCGACGGGCTGTCCGACATCGTCGGCACGCCCGCCGTCTGTCTGGGGCAGCACGTGTCGCCCGTTCCGGCGGGGGTCGTCGTGACCGCCGCGGGCACGTACGGTGCCGCCTCGGACAACTTCCGCATCCGCTTCCACGGCGTGGGCGGACACGCCTCGACGCCCGAAGCCGCGGTGGACCCGATCGTCGCGGCGGCCGCCACGGTGATGCGACTGCAGACGGTGATATCGCGGGAGACCGGGGCGCACGAGCCTGCGGTCCTCACCGTATCCTCGGTCCACGCGGGGCAGGCCGAGAACGCCATTCCGGACGAGGCCGTCCTCACGGTCAACCTCCGCAGCTTCAACCCGTCGACGCGTCAGCGCCTCATCGCCTCCCTGCACCGGGTGGTGGACGCGGAGGCCGCCGCAGCGGGCATGACGAAGCGACCCGACGTCGAACGGATCAGCGGTGCGCCGCTGCTGGTGAACGACCCCGAGGCCACGCGGAGCACTCTCGGCGCGATCGGAGAGGCCGGACTCGATGCCCACATCGTCGCGCAGCCGATGACCGGCAGCGAGGACTTCGGCGTCCTCGGCGAAGCCCTCGGCTGTCCGAGTGTGTTCTGGCACTGGGGCGGAACGGATCCCGGCAGATACAGCTCGAACGACCTCGTCACCCTCATGACCGAGGCGCGTTTCCCTGCCCATATCCCCATGAACCATTCGCCGGAGTATCTGCCAGACCTGGAGTGGGCTCTTCCCGCCGGCATCCGATCCATGACGGCGGCGGCCCTGCACTGGCTGAACACAGACCACGCCCTCCCTACAGAAGGACCTTGA
- a CDS encoding Lrp/AsnC family transcriptional regulator, whose amino-acid sequence MLQETVIDEVDRQLVNALQIFPRISWMQLGKILGYDATTLARRWSRLRDAGLAWTVCYQQPEHLAVDLPAMALIEVDVRAGQREQVVAALTPLEEIIEIDRTSGARDLLLTVVHSSIATADAFVAASIAGVPGIRATRTRFARTLYKDGARSHLDVLPPEMLNALRRAAEGFAGEPSAPTPLLVSVMRCLLADARRPASEIAAELGHSVTSITRAIHRLFGSAWFTAKTDFAHHALGYTTAASLWYRVPSSELNAVGASVAAAPGVRMSAAILDRMNLAITVWLRHTQDLESLLMRIEHAHPRIELCETWLIPSVAKRSGAVLTEDGRFSHQISTSHALAPVGAQTRTR is encoded by the coding sequence ATGCTGCAGGAAACAGTCATCGATGAGGTCGACCGCCAGCTGGTGAACGCGCTGCAGATCTTCCCGCGGATCAGCTGGATGCAGCTGGGCAAGATCCTCGGCTATGACGCCACGACCCTCGCTCGGCGGTGGAGCAGATTGCGTGATGCCGGGCTGGCATGGACGGTCTGCTACCAGCAGCCCGAGCATCTGGCCGTCGACCTTCCGGCGATGGCGCTCATCGAAGTCGACGTCCGCGCCGGGCAGCGCGAACAGGTCGTCGCCGCCCTCACGCCGCTCGAGGAGATCATCGAGATCGATCGGACCTCGGGCGCCCGAGATCTGCTGCTCACCGTCGTGCACTCGAGCATCGCGACGGCCGATGCCTTCGTCGCAGCGAGCATCGCCGGTGTTCCCGGCATCCGCGCGACGCGCACCCGATTTGCCCGCACTCTCTATAAGGATGGAGCCCGCTCGCATCTCGACGTCCTTCCGCCGGAGATGCTGAACGCCCTTCGCCGTGCGGCCGAGGGGTTCGCCGGCGAGCCATCCGCCCCTACGCCACTGCTTGTGAGTGTCATGCGGTGCCTGCTCGCCGACGCACGCCGACCCGCGTCGGAGATCGCAGCCGAACTCGGACACTCCGTCACGAGCATCACCCGCGCAATCCACCGCCTGTTCGGATCTGCATGGTTCACAGCGAAGACCGACTTCGCGCACCACGCTCTCGGCTACACCACCGCAGCCTCGCTCTGGTACCGCGTACCGTCCTCCGAGCTCAACGCCGTCGGCGCCAGCGTGGCCGCGGCGCCAGGAGTGCGGATGTCCGCGGCGATCCTCGACAGGATGAATCTCGCGATCACCGTCTGGCTGCGCCACACCCAGGACCTGGAATCGTTGCTCATGCGCATCGAGCACGCCCACCCGCGAATCGAACTGTGCGAGACGTGGCTCATCCCGTCGGTCGCGAAACGTTCCGGAGCCGTCCTCACCGAAGACGGAAGGTTCTCGCACCAGATCTCCACCTCGCACGCTCTCGCGCCCGTCGGTGCGCAGACCCGTACTCGCTAG
- a CDS encoding serine hydrolase domain-containing protein yields the protein MNNIEGIAESEFEPVVRAFATTANERGGAALSIRVDGRTVVDVWHGNAAEDPALAWTEATPAVIFSGTKGLVAVLIARLVEAGALELDAPVMRYWPEFAAAGKGRITVRELMSHRAGLAALREDVDLDTALDWSSMVERLAAEEPLWEPGSAYGYHALTYGWLVGELVRRVTGVGVGQFFQEEVATPLAADAWIGIPEARQPLVARLVRGRSMEVPPPGGMPALDEEEARWMGRTMTLGAAFPADLVVPGAGFDDPRVHLAEVPGAGGIGTARALATIWSSTVRQTDGVRLLGDEIVTDMVRVQSEGEPVWWLPGPYPRWGAGFMIPSERRPFLSASSFGHDGAGGQVTFADQRHGVGFAYVTNLIELHSDDRGDSIVRALGDVLKGA from the coding sequence ATGAACAACATCGAAGGCATCGCCGAGTCGGAGTTCGAGCCGGTCGTGAGAGCGTTCGCCACGACTGCGAACGAGAGGGGCGGAGCCGCACTGAGCATCCGCGTCGACGGACGGACCGTCGTCGACGTCTGGCACGGCAACGCCGCAGAGGATCCGGCTCTGGCCTGGACCGAGGCGACCCCCGCCGTGATCTTCAGCGGGACCAAGGGCCTGGTCGCCGTTCTCATCGCCCGCCTCGTGGAGGCCGGAGCACTGGAACTCGATGCGCCCGTGATGCGGTACTGGCCCGAGTTCGCAGCAGCGGGCAAGGGCAGGATCACGGTGCGTGAGCTCATGTCGCATCGCGCGGGGCTTGCGGCACTGCGTGAGGACGTCGACCTCGACACCGCCCTGGACTGGTCCTCGATGGTCGAGCGACTCGCCGCAGAGGAGCCGCTGTGGGAACCGGGCAGCGCGTACGGCTATCACGCCCTCACCTACGGCTGGCTCGTCGGCGAGCTCGTCCGTCGTGTCACGGGCGTCGGCGTCGGGCAGTTCTTCCAGGAGGAGGTCGCGACGCCGCTCGCGGCGGATGCCTGGATCGGCATCCCCGAAGCCCGGCAGCCTCTGGTCGCCCGTCTCGTGCGCGGCCGCAGCATGGAGGTGCCCCCGCCGGGAGGCATGCCCGCTCTCGATGAGGAGGAGGCGCGGTGGATGGGGCGCACGATGACGCTCGGCGCCGCCTTCCCGGCGGACCTCGTGGTTCCGGGGGCCGGCTTCGATGACCCCCGCGTCCATTTGGCCGAGGTGCCGGGCGCCGGCGGCATCGGGACAGCCAGGGCCCTGGCGACCATCTGGTCGTCGACGGTTCGTCAGACCGACGGCGTACGACTCCTCGGCGACGAGATCGTGACCGACATGGTGCGGGTGCAGAGTGAGGGTGAGCCGGTGTGGTGGCTGCCCGGCCCCTACCCCCGATGGGGTGCGGGGTTCATGATCCCGTCCGAGCGGCGGCCGTTCCTGAGCGCGAGCTCGTTCGGGCACGACGGCGCTGGAGGGCAGGTGACGTTCGCCGATCAGAGGCACGGCGTCGGATTCGCCTACGTGACGAACCTCATCGAGCTCCATTCCGACGACCGCGGAGATTCGATCGTGCGTGCACTGGGCGACGTGCTGAAGGGCGCCTGA
- a CDS encoding carbohydrate ABC transporter permease: MSIVRSRSGGIATRVVEYALLVLFAVIFFAPIYYLVVGSFRPGDQVLSGIQGFFPSELTWDNYLDVIRRFSNSTTGYLWQFIMVSVVVTAIVVIGGLLVNSLAGYALARMRWRGRSFVLVAVTVLTIIPFEAVALPLYFMLNGSRNTVFVQALPFIASAFSIFLFYTFFLGIPNEIEEAARLDGAGPFRTFFSIVVPMSRPAFATVAILTFLAQWGSYLWPVLMVTDTSVRPLPLELSVFQAAQPPEWGSVLAFGVIFITPVVVVFLIFQRWFVASIASSAIKG, translated from the coding sequence ATGAGCATCGTCCGCAGCCGATCGGGAGGCATCGCGACCCGTGTGGTCGAGTACGCGCTGCTCGTCCTGTTCGCCGTGATCTTCTTCGCGCCGATCTACTATCTCGTGGTCGGCAGCTTCCGCCCCGGGGATCAGGTTCTCTCCGGGATCCAGGGATTCTTCCCGAGCGAGCTCACCTGGGACAACTATCTCGACGTCATCCGCCGGTTCTCGAACTCGACGACGGGGTACCTGTGGCAGTTCATCATGGTGTCCGTCGTGGTCACCGCGATCGTCGTCATCGGCGGGCTCCTGGTCAACTCGCTCGCGGGCTACGCTCTGGCGCGCATGCGATGGCGGGGACGCTCCTTCGTGCTGGTCGCCGTCACCGTCCTGACGATCATCCCGTTCGAGGCCGTCGCCCTGCCTCTCTATTTCATGCTCAACGGAAGCCGGAACACGGTTTTCGTCCAGGCTCTGCCGTTCATCGCGAGCGCGTTCTCGATCTTCCTCTTCTACACGTTCTTCCTCGGGATTCCGAACGAGATCGAAGAAGCCGCTCGACTCGACGGCGCCGGTCCTTTCCGCACGTTCTTCAGCATCGTCGTTCCGATGAGCAGGCCGGCGTTCGCAACCGTCGCCATCCTCACCTTCCTGGCGCAGTGGGGCTCCTACCTCTGGCCGGTGCTGATGGTCACCGACACCTCGGTTCGCCCGCTACCCCTCGAACTCAGTGTCTTCCAGGCCGCTCAACCTCCCGAATGGGGGAGCGTTCTCGCGTTCGGAGTGATCTTCATCACCCCGGTGGTGGTCGTCTTCCTGATCTTCCAGCGCTGGTTCGTCGCCAGCATCGCCAGTTCTGCAATCAAGGGTTGA